From Halichoerus grypus chromosome 6, mHalGry1.hap1.1, whole genome shotgun sequence, one genomic window encodes:
- the LOC118520381 gene encoding malignant T-cell-amplified sequence 1 yields MFKKFDEKENVSNCIQLKTSVIKGIKNQLIEQFPGIEPWLNQILPKKDPVKIVRCHEHIEILTVNGELLFFRQREGPFYPTLRLLHKYPFILPHQQVDKGAIKFVLSGANIMCPGLTSPGAQLYPAAVDTVVAIMAEGKQHALCVGVMRMSAEDIEKVNKGIGIENIHYLNDGLWHMKTYK; encoded by the coding sequence ATGTTCAAGAAGTTCgatgaaaaggaaaatgtgtccAACTGCATCCAGTTGAAAACCTCAGTTATTAAGGGTATTAAGAACCAATTGATAGAACAGTTTCCGGGGATTGAGCCGTGGCTCAATCAAATCTTGCCCAAGAAAGATCCGGTCAAAATCGTGCGCTGCCACGAGCACATAGAGATCCTCACGGTCAACGGAGAGCTACTGTTCtttagacagagagaggggcCTTTCTACCCGACCCTGCGGCTCCTTCACAAGTACCCCTTCATCCTGCCGCACCAGCAGGTGGACAAGGGGGCCATCAAGTTTGTGCTCAGTGGGGCCAACATCATGTGTCCCGGCCTGACGTCCCCGGGGGCGCAGCTGTACCCCGCCGCGGTGGACACGGTCGTGGCCATCATGGCCGAGGGCAAGCAGCACGCGCTGTGCGTCGGCGTCATGAGGATGTCCGCCGAGGACATCGAGAAGGTCAACAAGGGAATCGGCATCGAGAACATCCACTACTTGAACGATGGGCTGTGGCACATGAAGACGTACAAGTGA